From Parambassis ranga chromosome 9, fParRan2.1, whole genome shotgun sequence, the proteins below share one genomic window:
- the LOC114441574 gene encoding uncharacterized protein LOC114441574 isoform X3: protein MGLVFSWLWGRKEAPPLLDVATESQVIPPAEAPVVAPAEIEIQTADATVIKTETEQMLDVCEPEAVEVEAEALTEENAVAKEEEEEVEVAVSEDITIPETVAAEEQVVEAEQVVVSAEVEPAAHEVVTDTVVEVVTEISEPEQEVTEPAAAAPAEEDEGEVDVVAEEEAPEVPAEPDATTEDAPIQYVEIPVVADTISEAPVEEAAAPLTEATEVIADTLVDDFVVTEPLSAVEVAIAESAAVQQEIVVMNDTLSTITESTDVTPPEPEPAAAPAEEMVTDVTAEQTCLDMLSEEPKSEICDMPCQMQLAVETAEMSVETGLNAHIVPEVSIEG, encoded by the exons ATGGGGCTCGTGTTCAGCTGGCTTTGGGGCCGAAAAGAGGCCCCACCGCTTCTGGATGTCGCCACAGAGTCTCAG GTCATACCCCCAGCTGAGGCTCCAGTGGTGGCTCCTGCTGAGATTGAG ATTCAGACAGCTGATGCAACAGTCATAAAGACAGAGACTGAACAG ATGCTTGACGTCTGTGAGCCAGAGGCTGTGGAAGTGGAAGCCGAAGCCTTGACAGAGGAAAACGCTGTGGctaaggaggaggaagaagaagtggaGGTGGCCGTCTCAGAGGACATCACAATTCCTGAAACAGTAGCTGCTGAAGAGCAAGTGGTAGAAGCTGAGCAAGTTGTTGTGTCTGCTGAAGTGGAGCCTGCTGCCCACGAGGTGGTTACAGATACTGTCGTTGAGGTTGTCACTGAAATTTCTGAGCCTGAACAAGAAGTGACTGAGCCAGCCGCTGCAGCCCcagctgaggaggatgaaggtgaAGTGGACGTGGTGGCTGAAGAAGAGGCACCTGAAGTCCCTGCAGAGCCCGATGCAACCACAGAG GATGCTCCCATCCAATATGTGGAAATCCCAGTG GTGGCAGACACCATCTCAGAGGCTCCAGTAGAAGAGGCTGCAGCCCCTCTTACTGAAGCCACAGAG GTCATTGCTGACACACTGGTCGATGACTTTGTAGTCACAGAACCTCTCTCAGCTGTAGAAGTCGCCATTGCTGAGTCTGCTGCTGTCCAGCAG GAGATTGTGGTCATGAACGACACCCTCAGCACCATAACAGAATCTACAGATGTGACTCCTCCTGAGCCTGAGCCTGCTGCTGCCCCTGCAGAGGAAATGGTCACT GATGTTACTGCTGAGCAGACCTGTCTGGATATGCTGTCAGAAGAGCCCAAGTCAGAAATATGTGACATGCCATGTCAGATGCAGCTTGCGGTGGAGACTGCG gAGATGTCAGTGGAGACGGGGCTGAATGCACACATCGTTCCAGAGGTCTCGATCGAGGGCTAG
- the LOC114441574 gene encoding uncharacterized protein LOC114441574 isoform X1 — protein MPSKRKKNKRRMRRVQAQRRALEEQHAANTPVKASRGIAVSAPPAATPKKAAKTPAPAPEKIPQAVPIVETPKVEPKPAAVKEPVVEPIPAVVAVPGPKVVQLKVFAEEVEVQVLPAVTEETPVVEAPPVEPPTVEAAVVQEAKLIIPETEPVTEVIPPAEAPVVAPAEIEIQTADATVIKTETEQMLDVCEPEAVEVEAEALTEENAVAKEEEEEVEVAVSEDITIPETVAAEEQVVEAEQVVVSAEVEPAAHEVVTDTVVEVVTEISEPEQEVTEPAAAAPAEEDEGEVDVVAEEEAPEVPAEPDATTEDAPIQYVEIPVVADTISEAPVEEAAAPLTEATEVIADTLVDDFVVTEPLSAVEVAIAESAAVQQEIVVMNDTLSTITESTDVTPPEPEPAAAPAEEMVTDVTAEQTCLDMLSEEPKSEICDMPCQMQLAVETAEMSVETGLNAHIVPEVSIEG, from the exons ATGCCCagcaagaggaagaagaacaagcgTCGCATGAGGAGGGTG caagCCCAGAGGAGAGCCCTCGAAGAGCAGCATGCTGCCAACACGCCGGTCAAAGCAAGTCGGGGGATCGCAGTGAGTGCGCCCCCTGCAGCAACTCCAAAGAAAGCTGCTAAAACGCCAGCACCAGCTCCGGAGAAGATCCCACAGGCCGTTCCCATTGTGGAGACCCCCAAAGTAGAACcaaaaccagcagctgtgaaagAACCCGTTGTTGAGCCCATCCCAGCTGTGGTAGCAGTACCAGGGCCCAAGGTTGTGCAGCTGAAAGTTTTTGCAGAGGAAGTTGAGGTTCAAGTCCTACCAGCCGTCACAGAAGAAACACCAGTCGTTGAAGCTCCACCAGTGGAGCCCCCTACAGTTGAAGCTGCTGTAGTACAGGAGGCCAAACTCATCATTCCTGAAACTGAACCAGTTACTGAG GTCATACCCCCAGCTGAGGCTCCAGTGGTGGCTCCTGCTGAGATTGAG ATTCAGACAGCTGATGCAACAGTCATAAAGACAGAGACTGAACAG ATGCTTGACGTCTGTGAGCCAGAGGCTGTGGAAGTGGAAGCCGAAGCCTTGACAGAGGAAAACGCTGTGGctaaggaggaggaagaagaagtggaGGTGGCCGTCTCAGAGGACATCACAATTCCTGAAACAGTAGCTGCTGAAGAGCAAGTGGTAGAAGCTGAGCAAGTTGTTGTGTCTGCTGAAGTGGAGCCTGCTGCCCACGAGGTGGTTACAGATACTGTCGTTGAGGTTGTCACTGAAATTTCTGAGCCTGAACAAGAAGTGACTGAGCCAGCCGCTGCAGCCCcagctgaggaggatgaaggtgaAGTGGACGTGGTGGCTGAAGAAGAGGCACCTGAAGTCCCTGCAGAGCCCGATGCAACCACAGAG GATGCTCCCATCCAATATGTGGAAATCCCAGTG GTGGCAGACACCATCTCAGAGGCTCCAGTAGAAGAGGCTGCAGCCCCTCTTACTGAAGCCACAGAG GTCATTGCTGACACACTGGTCGATGACTTTGTAGTCACAGAACCTCTCTCAGCTGTAGAAGTCGCCATTGCTGAGTCTGCTGCTGTCCAGCAG GAGATTGTGGTCATGAACGACACCCTCAGCACCATAACAGAATCTACAGATGTGACTCCTCCTGAGCCTGAGCCTGCTGCTGCCCCTGCAGAGGAAATGGTCACT GATGTTACTGCTGAGCAGACCTGTCTGGATATGCTGTCAGAAGAGCCCAAGTCAGAAATATGTGACATGCCATGTCAGATGCAGCTTGCGGTGGAGACTGCG gAGATGTCAGTGGAGACGGGGCTGAATGCACACATCGTTCCAGAGGTCTCGATCGAGGGCTAG
- the LOC114441574 gene encoding uncharacterized protein LOC114441574 isoform X2: MPSKRKKNKRRMRRVQAQRRALEEQHAANTPVKASRGIAVSAPPAATPKKAAKTPAPAPEKIPQAVPIVETPKVEPKPAAVKEPVVEPIPAVVAVPGPKVVQLKVFAEEVEVQVLPAVTEETPVVEAPPVEPPTVEAAVVQEAKLIIPETEPVTEVIPPAEAPVVAPAEIEIQTADATVIKTETEQMLDVCEPEAVEVEAEALTEENAVAKEEEEEVEVAVSEDITIPETVAAEEQVVEAEQVVVSAEVEPAAHEVVTDTVVEVVTEISEPEQEVTEPAAAAPAEEDEGEVDVVAEEEAPEVPAEPDATTEDAPIQYVEIPVVADTISEAPVEEAAAPLTEATEVIADTLVDDFVVTEPLSAVEVAIAESAAVQQEIVVMNDTLSTITESTDVTPPEPEPAAAPAEEMDVTAEQTCLDMLSEEPKSEICDMPCQMQLAVETAEMSVETGLNAHIVPEVSIEG; the protein is encoded by the exons ATGCCCagcaagaggaagaagaacaagcgTCGCATGAGGAGGGTG caagCCCAGAGGAGAGCCCTCGAAGAGCAGCATGCTGCCAACACGCCGGTCAAAGCAAGTCGGGGGATCGCAGTGAGTGCGCCCCCTGCAGCAACTCCAAAGAAAGCTGCTAAAACGCCAGCACCAGCTCCGGAGAAGATCCCACAGGCCGTTCCCATTGTGGAGACCCCCAAAGTAGAACcaaaaccagcagctgtgaaagAACCCGTTGTTGAGCCCATCCCAGCTGTGGTAGCAGTACCAGGGCCCAAGGTTGTGCAGCTGAAAGTTTTTGCAGAGGAAGTTGAGGTTCAAGTCCTACCAGCCGTCACAGAAGAAACACCAGTCGTTGAAGCTCCACCAGTGGAGCCCCCTACAGTTGAAGCTGCTGTAGTACAGGAGGCCAAACTCATCATTCCTGAAACTGAACCAGTTACTGAG GTCATACCCCCAGCTGAGGCTCCAGTGGTGGCTCCTGCTGAGATTGAG ATTCAGACAGCTGATGCAACAGTCATAAAGACAGAGACTGAACAG ATGCTTGACGTCTGTGAGCCAGAGGCTGTGGAAGTGGAAGCCGAAGCCTTGACAGAGGAAAACGCTGTGGctaaggaggaggaagaagaagtggaGGTGGCCGTCTCAGAGGACATCACAATTCCTGAAACAGTAGCTGCTGAAGAGCAAGTGGTAGAAGCTGAGCAAGTTGTTGTGTCTGCTGAAGTGGAGCCTGCTGCCCACGAGGTGGTTACAGATACTGTCGTTGAGGTTGTCACTGAAATTTCTGAGCCTGAACAAGAAGTGACTGAGCCAGCCGCTGCAGCCCcagctgaggaggatgaaggtgaAGTGGACGTGGTGGCTGAAGAAGAGGCACCTGAAGTCCCTGCAGAGCCCGATGCAACCACAGAG GATGCTCCCATCCAATATGTGGAAATCCCAGTG GTGGCAGACACCATCTCAGAGGCTCCAGTAGAAGAGGCTGCAGCCCCTCTTACTGAAGCCACAGAG GTCATTGCTGACACACTGGTCGATGACTTTGTAGTCACAGAACCTCTCTCAGCTGTAGAAGTCGCCATTGCTGAGTCTGCTGCTGTCCAGCAG GAGATTGTGGTCATGAACGACACCCTCAGCACCATAACAGAATCTACAGATGTGACTCCTCCTGAGCCTGAGCCTGCTGCTGCCCCTGCAGAGGAAATG GATGTTACTGCTGAGCAGACCTGTCTGGATATGCTGTCAGAAGAGCCCAAGTCAGAAATATGTGACATGCCATGTCAGATGCAGCTTGCGGTGGAGACTGCG gAGATGTCAGTGGAGACGGGGCTGAATGCACACATCGTTCCAGAGGTCTCGATCGAGGGCTAG